A DNA window from Aminiphilus circumscriptus DSM 16581 contains the following coding sequences:
- a CDS encoding 6-hydroxymethylpterin diphosphokinase MptE-like protein produces MKPSPLLEQNLRTLRTLQPLLAKKIEERLSAWQDLPEPQIREVRNGRWISGLSPVPFFQHPVEARRDKRLARKSLFLLLGVGAPPYLFHRFRSLPKGTLGVVVFEPNLDLLIHTLNLTSVYLAVPEGCHLSFLVSADVPDIREAMDVNIRPMGSYIVADAEFLLHDGETEAFGGVFRQMRDGFLREVRAHIDMLGNSPEDTLLGFRQMVLNLPWLLTTPDLGALAEHFREVPFICVASGPSLEKNLHLLRGMEDRCVIIAADTALRRLLVEGIRPHVVVTLERPMQMYNKYFRPLVEEHAEACRDILLLSQGVSPPQIPGRWPGPKAVVGKMEVPVDRWFMHSVLKSFLLRSGMSVAHMALVVAAMWGATHIALVGQDLAFGEEGQSHAELTADVSAREVERKRGQEGGFDVPGSLGGTVRTTNVWFLFIKVFEMFIPDLRGVAVHDCTEGGALIRGTEVCPLAEFLDRFVLSREPLETTPGALVIRAQRERTPDIAGVRGRIARSLEEIRACGAALDDIGAAVERAVAPGLSPERRRQIAGRVATDLDRVHVTNPVLGFIGQSYANLAGVVMARTRWLETVAEVEEWARIQREILQAHRVNVAFLDQWLRYADALIGVLLEEVGGAPERGVPLPPLDNGEAADRFPELLRRLAAEVGEARNAAMARLNLLVARSDAGLSPWTAGERWGLALFLHAQGRAEEAVHHMERAYGEYDGKELPTEQIVAFLKDYARIVATHDLCFVPRYRLARTLLDNARRYAPEDPELPALTEQMLQGLQGYLDDLLRSGMAGKPEVDFEARRIAAEKLLNAGNLPATFAAVWRLVLDFEETKPHLVRPFLLWLVKTVTNCLDAADPAIQNAAEAAVEGMLRRVSLFPRLRVPLSQRLLERFDDAGLKISVASAEEESGSIRGIPEKEE; encoded by the coding sequence GTGAAACCTTCACCCCTTCTCGAACAGAACCTGAGAACACTCCGCACCCTCCAGCCTCTTTTGGCCAAGAAGATCGAGGAACGTCTTTCCGCCTGGCAGGACCTGCCGGAGCCGCAGATCCGCGAGGTGCGCAACGGACGCTGGATCTCGGGGCTGTCTCCGGTGCCCTTTTTTCAGCACCCCGTGGAAGCCCGCCGAGATAAGCGCCTTGCCAGAAAGTCACTCTTCCTTCTTCTGGGGGTCGGTGCGCCGCCCTATCTGTTTCACCGCTTTCGCTCCCTTCCAAAGGGAACATTGGGCGTGGTGGTCTTCGAGCCGAACCTGGACCTGCTCATCCACACCCTGAACCTCACGTCGGTCTACCTGGCCGTTCCCGAAGGATGTCACCTTTCCTTCCTGGTTTCCGCGGATGTTCCCGACATCAGGGAGGCCATGGACGTCAACATCCGCCCCATGGGGAGTTACATCGTGGCCGACGCGGAGTTTCTGCTCCACGACGGCGAGACGGAGGCCTTCGGCGGCGTCTTCCGGCAGATGCGGGACGGTTTTCTGCGGGAGGTCCGTGCCCACATCGACATGCTGGGCAACTCTCCGGAGGACACGCTCCTCGGCTTCCGGCAGATGGTGCTGAACCTCCCCTGGCTCCTCACCACCCCGGACCTCGGCGCCCTGGCGGAGCACTTCCGAGAAGTGCCCTTCATCTGCGTCGCCTCGGGGCCTTCGCTCGAAAAAAACCTGCACCTGCTCCGGGGCATGGAAGACCGCTGCGTCATCATCGCCGCGGACACGGCCCTGCGGCGCTTGCTCGTCGAGGGCATCCGCCCTCACGTGGTGGTGACTCTAGAGCGCCCCATGCAGATGTACAACAAATATTTCCGCCCCCTTGTGGAAGAGCACGCCGAGGCCTGCCGGGACATCCTGTTGCTCTCCCAGGGGGTGAGTCCTCCCCAGATTCCGGGACGCTGGCCCGGTCCGAAGGCCGTGGTGGGAAAGATGGAGGTTCCTGTGGACCGGTGGTTCATGCACTCCGTCCTGAAGAGCTTTCTCCTTCGGTCCGGCATGTCCGTGGCGCACATGGCCCTTGTTGTGGCCGCCATGTGGGGTGCCACGCACATTGCCCTCGTCGGACAGGATCTGGCCTTCGGCGAGGAGGGGCAAAGCCATGCGGAACTCACCGCCGACGTCTCCGCCCGGGAGGTGGAAAGAAAACGCGGACAGGAGGGGGGCTTCGACGTCCCCGGCTCCCTCGGCGGCACCGTGCGGACCACGAACGTCTGGTTTCTCTTCATCAAGGTCTTCGAGATGTTCATCCCCGATCTGCGGGGTGTCGCCGTCCACGATTGCACCGAAGGAGGCGCTCTCATCCGCGGCACGGAAGTGTGCCCTCTCGCGGAGTTTCTGGACCGTTTCGTCCTTTCCCGAGAGCCGCTGGAGACGACCCCCGGCGCACTGGTCATCAGGGCGCAGCGGGAGCGCACTCCGGACATCGCCGGAGTGCGGGGGCGCATCGCCCGCTCCCTTGAGGAGATCCGCGCCTGCGGTGCCGCCCTCGACGACATCGGTGCCGCAGTGGAGCGGGCCGTCGCACCGGGGCTCTCCCCCGAGCGGCGCCGACAGATTGCCGGCAGGGTGGCGACCGATCTGGATCGTGTACATGTCACCAATCCCGTGCTCGGTTTCATCGGCCAGAGCTACGCGAACCTCGCCGGGGTGGTCATGGCCCGCACCCGCTGGTTGGAGACCGTGGCGGAGGTGGAGGAGTGGGCCCGCATCCAGCGGGAAATCCTTCAGGCCCACCGGGTGAACGTGGCCTTTCTCGACCAGTGGCTCCGCTATGCCGACGCGCTCATCGGCGTCCTTTTGGAAGAAGTCGGAGGGGCCCCCGAGAGGGGGGTTCCGCTTCCGCCTCTCGATAACGGCGAGGCCGCCGACCGCTTTCCGGAGCTGCTCCGCCGCCTCGCCGCCGAGGTCGGAGAGGCGCGCAATGCCGCCATGGCACGGCTCAACCTGCTCGTCGCCCGGAGCGATGCGGGGCTCTCTCCCTGGACGGCGGGAGAGCGATGGGGCCTGGCACTCTTTCTCCACGCCCAGGGGCGCGCCGAGGAGGCGGTGCACCACATGGAGCGCGCCTACGGGGAGTACGACGGAAAGGAACTCCCCACGGAGCAGATCGTGGCCTTTCTCAAAGACTATGCCCGCATCGTGGCCACCCACGATCTCTGTTTCGTGCCGCGCTACCGCCTTGCCCGGACGCTGCTCGACAACGCTCGTCGCTACGCCCCGGAAGACCCGGAGCTCCCCGCGCTCACGGAGCAAATGCTTCAGGGACTGCAGGGATACCTGGATGACCTGCTCCGTTCCGGCATGGCGGGAAAACCCGAGGTGGACTTCGAGGCCCGGCGCATTGCGGCGGAGAAGCTGCTCAACGCGGGCAATCTTCCCGCCACCTTTGCCGCCGTGTGGCGCCTGGTGCTCGATTTCGAGGAAACAAAGCCCCATCTGGTGCGTCCCTTTCTTCTGTGGCTGGTAAAAACCGTCACCAACTGTCTCGACGCGGCGGACCCGGCCATTCAGAACGCCGCCGAGGCTGCGGTGGAGGGCATGCTGCGCCGGGTCTCTCTTTTCCCAAGGCTTCGCGTTCCGCTCTCGCAGCGCCTTTTGGAAAGATTCGACGATGCGGGACTCAAGATTTCCGTGGCGAGTGCCGAAGAAGAAAGCGGGAGTATCCGAGGGATACCGGAGAAGGAGGAGTGA
- a CDS encoding flagellin, which produces MRIYHNIPALYAYNSVSSTTSAMQSSIAKLSSGLRINSAADDAAGLAISEKMRAQISGLDQASANAQDGISMIQTAEGALNETHSILQRMRELAVQAANDTLTSQDRSYIQLEIDQLKEEIDRISTTTQFNKKKLLDGSAAALWSSDSLDTVATINGALRTVDQFGQKASAEGNYIIRISANPGNAQVQKSDIFKVKHENVVMNVGLNTEAGARSVEVDNLPAGDYNITIGSVGGIVATASQVYNFGTLSAGTGYATAVAAASILFEVLSVNTAAGTVVVRAESYVMAADGTVTNYTDENLTLTTASKTGYTGLGFLMGTAALAIDNITQFVVGGKMVLHLAGSGAADVDGVINVSATINSTWAAAGNWSTATADRTLERGFAVALTAIQNQDIHFRTFYLNTQNGNVFQSDITIGFNSNTTAWTAMGATANLVSFTAAYVGQVAEGDVSLRDLDKFWDANGRFLLEDPQNITITQGNGKQTTITLNSTDTLNGVAQKLNDAIAFGLGQSQYVGADADKFVSFVGADDVTASTPEAVQGTFVIRSAVAGKAGELNFAGDEDVIKALSLNVIKKSSESEFRVTVQDAHNGNTVASGVKITGNKLLGVVHENVDVTFNAMANIDVAWSEAAKGFILTKENGVYETTLHLADNTTVFQIGANESEDMGISIGNMSSSAIGVDNVLVTDRESASSAITLIDTAIDKVSSQRAKLGAYQNRLEHTINNLTVASTNLTSAESRIRDVDMAKEMMNFTKLNILLQSGNAMLAQANQLPQNVLSLLR; this is translated from the coding sequence ATGAGAATCTACCATAATATTCCCGCGCTGTACGCGTACAATTCCGTCTCGTCCACCACGAGCGCCATGCAGAGTTCCATCGCCAAGCTCTCTTCCGGCTTGCGGATCAACAGCGCCGCCGACGACGCGGCGGGGCTCGCCATCTCCGAGAAGATGCGCGCCCAGATCAGCGGTCTGGACCAGGCCTCGGCGAACGCCCAGGACGGCATCTCCATGATTCAGACCGCCGAGGGCGCCCTCAACGAGACGCACTCCATCCTGCAGCGCATGCGCGAGCTCGCCGTCCAGGCCGCCAACGACACGCTCACAAGCCAGGACCGCAGCTACATCCAGCTCGAGATCGACCAGCTCAAGGAAGAGATCGACCGTATTTCCACGACCACCCAGTTCAACAAGAAAAAACTCCTCGACGGCAGCGCCGCCGCCCTCTGGTCCTCCGACAGCCTGGACACCGTGGCCACCATCAACGGCGCGCTCCGCACGGTGGACCAGTTCGGCCAGAAGGCCTCCGCCGAGGGGAACTACATCATCCGCATCAGCGCCAACCCCGGAAATGCGCAGGTTCAGAAGAGCGACATCTTCAAAGTGAAGCACGAGAACGTGGTCATGAACGTGGGACTCAACACCGAGGCGGGTGCCCGGAGCGTCGAGGTGGACAACCTTCCCGCAGGGGACTACAACATAACGATCGGAAGTGTCGGGGGTATTGTCGCAACGGCGAGCCAGGTTTATAACTTCGGCACGCTGAGCGCAGGCACCGGTTATGCAACAGCCGTCGCGGCGGCGAGCATTCTTTTCGAGGTGCTCTCCGTGAACACCGCCGCCGGGACCGTCGTGGTCCGCGCAGAATCCTACGTGATGGCCGCCGACGGAACGGTGACGAACTACACGGACGAGAATCTCACCCTCACCACAGCGAGCAAGACCGGTTACACCGGCCTTGGTTTCCTGATGGGGACGGCCGCGCTTGCCATTGATAACATCACGCAGTTTGTCGTGGGGGGTAAGATGGTCCTTCATCTCGCGGGAAGCGGCGCTGCCGATGTTGACGGTGTCATCAACGTGAGTGCCACGATCAACAGCACCTGGGCCGCCGCGGGGAACTGGAGCACGGCTACGGCGGATCGGACGCTTGAGCGCGGCTTCGCGGTCGCGCTGACGGCGATTCAAAATCAGGACATCCACTTCAGGACGTTCTACCTGAACACTCAGAACGGAAACGTCTTCCAGTCGGACATCACCATCGGATTCAACAGCAACACGACCGCATGGACGGCCATGGGTGCGACGGCGAACCTCGTCAGCTTCACCGCCGCCTACGTGGGACAGGTGGCCGAGGGGGATGTGTCCCTCCGGGATCTGGACAAGTTCTGGGACGCCAACGGCCGCTTCCTGCTGGAGGATCCCCAGAATATCACCATCACCCAGGGGAACGGCAAGCAGACCACCATCACCCTCAACTCCACGGACACGCTGAACGGCGTGGCGCAGAAACTCAACGACGCCATCGCCTTCGGTCTCGGCCAGTCTCAGTACGTGGGTGCCGACGCGGACAAGTTCGTCTCCTTCGTGGGTGCCGACGACGTGACGGCCTCCACCCCCGAGGCGGTGCAGGGCACCTTCGTCATCCGCTCCGCCGTGGCGGGCAAGGCGGGCGAGCTGAACTTCGCCGGTGACGAGGATGTCATCAAGGCCCTGAGCCTCAATGTCATCAAAAAGTCCTCCGAGTCGGAGTTCCGCGTCACCGTCCAGGACGCCCACAACGGCAACACCGTCGCCTCGGGCGTCAAGATCACCGGCAACAAGCTTCTCGGTGTGGTGCACGAGAACGTGGACGTCACCTTCAATGCCATGGCGAACATCGATGTCGCCTGGTCCGAGGCCGCCAAGGGATTCATCCTCACCAAGGAGAACGGCGTCTACGAGACCACGCTGCACCTTGCGGACAACACCACGGTCTTCCAGATCGGCGCCAACGAGAGCGAGGACATGGGCATCAGCATCGGCAACATGAGTTCCAGCGCCATCGGCGTGGACAACGTTCTCGTCACCGACCGGGAGTCCGCATCCAGCGCCATCACCCTCATCGACACCGCCATCGATAAAGTGTCGTCCCAGCGGGCCAAGCTCGGTGCCTACCAGAACAGGTTGGAGCACACCATCAACAACCTGACCGTGGCGAGCACGAACCTCACTTCCGCCGAAAGCCGCATCAGGGATGTCGACATGGCGAAGGAAATGATGAACTTCACCAAGCTGAATATCCTGCTCCAGTCCGGCAACGCCATGCTGGCCCAGGCGAATCAGCTTCCCCAGAACGTGCTGTCGCTCCTGCGGTAG
- a CDS encoding flagellar protein FlaG, translating into MDVRLNDASPLRRTAGSTSLPGATFPGGRSDGENATASPEAKALSQDKDVLEQALGQAEKMAQVFGRNLKFRYMEEAGIVQVTVIDAGTDEVIRKIPPDEVVRLVEHIHDMFGAMLDVKA; encoded by the coding sequence ATGGATGTCCGGTTGAATGACGCATCCCCCCTCCGTCGTACCGCAGGGAGTACATCCCTTCCCGGCGCTACGTTTCCGGGTGGGCGAAGTGACGGAGAGAATGCAACGGCCTCCCCGGAGGCGAAGGCGTTGTCCCAGGACAAGGATGTCCTGGAGCAGGCTCTCGGGCAGGCGGAGAAGATGGCCCAGGTTTTCGGGCGCAATCTGAAATTCCGCTATATGGAAGAGGCGGGCATTGTCCAGGTGACGGTCATCGACGCGGGGACGGACGAGGTGATCCGGAAGATCCCCCCCGACGAGGTGGTTCGCTTGGTGGAGCACATTCACGACATGTTCGGTGCCATGCTCGACGTAAAAGCCTGA
- the pseB gene encoding UDP-N-acetylglucosamine 4,6-dehydratase (inverting), producing MFTGKTILITGGTGSFGKSFLRQVLRDGAPAKLIVFSRDELKQFEMQQEFLSPAMRFFLGDVRDGERLKAAMRGVDYVVHAAALKQVPAAEYNPMECIKTNVLGAWNVIQAAIENNVEKVIALSTDKAAGPINLYGATKLCSDKLFIAANNIAGGHRTRFAVVRYGNVVGSRGSVIPYFRRLAAEKAPFLPITDPKMTRFLITLPQGVAFVCKVFERMQRGEVFVPKIPSARILDIAEAIAPGMPTRVVGIRPGEKLHEVMCPRDDAHLVLEFSDHYVIRPAITFATPLDYSENPLGERGVPVGQGFEYDSASNPWYLSVSEIRSLIGEGM from the coding sequence ATGTTCACGGGAAAGACGATACTCATCACGGGCGGTACGGGTTCGTTCGGAAAATCCTTTTTGCGACAGGTGCTCCGCGACGGTGCTCCTGCGAAGCTCATCGTCTTCTCCAGGGATGAATTGAAGCAGTTCGAGATGCAGCAGGAGTTCCTTTCTCCGGCCATGCGCTTTTTCCTGGGGGATGTGCGCGACGGCGAGCGCCTGAAGGCCGCCATGCGCGGCGTGGACTACGTTGTTCATGCCGCGGCGCTGAAGCAGGTTCCCGCTGCGGAGTACAATCCCATGGAGTGCATCAAGACCAATGTCCTCGGTGCATGGAACGTCATTCAGGCCGCCATAGAAAACAATGTGGAGAAAGTGATCGCCCTCTCCACCGACAAGGCGGCAGGTCCCATCAACCTTTATGGCGCGACCAAGCTTTGCTCGGATAAACTTTTCATCGCGGCGAACAACATCGCGGGAGGGCACCGTACGCGCTTTGCCGTGGTGCGTTACGGTAACGTGGTCGGGTCCCGTGGATCCGTGATTCCTTATTTCCGCAGGCTCGCCGCCGAAAAGGCACCTTTTTTGCCCATCACGGATCCGAAGATGACACGTTTTCTCATCACCCTTCCCCAGGGAGTCGCCTTCGTCTGCAAGGTCTTCGAGCGGATGCAGCGAGGGGAAGTGTTCGTGCCGAAAATTCCCTCTGCACGTATCCTCGATATCGCCGAGGCCATCGCCCCCGGCATGCCTACCCGCGTTGTCGGCATTCGCCCGGGAGAAAAGCTCCACGAGGTCATGTGTCCCCGGGACGATGCACACTTGGTTCTCGAGTTTTCGGATCACTACGTGATCCGTCCCGCCATCACCTTCGCCACGCCCCTGGACTATTCGGAGAACCCCCTTGGAGAACGGGGTGTCCCGGTAGGGCAGGGTTTCGAGTACGACTCCGCGAGCAACCCCTGGTATCTTTCCGTCTCCGAGATCCGGAGTCTTATTGGGGAAGGGATGTGA
- a CDS encoding cytidylyltransferase domain-containing protein — protein MRVVGIVQARMTSTRLPGKVLKEVLGKPLLQYELERLFRVPSLNGLVVATTENASDDPVAELASACGAGLFRGSEEDVLARYHGAAREANADVVVRFTADCPLIDPVVSEKVIRHYLDHAESFEYVSNTLVRSFPRGLDTEVFSFSVLNTAFHEAIAPTEREHVTPFLYRNPDRFRLGNVVHEEDLSHHRWTVDTQEDFELIRLLLEALYPQKPDFVLGDVLSVLEKMPELWKMNASVRQKLD, from the coding sequence ATGCGTGTCGTTGGAATCGTTCAGGCCCGCATGACCTCCACGCGCCTTCCGGGAAAGGTCCTCAAGGAGGTTTTGGGAAAGCCGCTGCTCCAGTATGAGCTGGAGCGCCTTTTCCGCGTCCCCTCCCTCAACGGCTTGGTGGTGGCGACGACGGAAAACGCGTCGGACGATCCTGTGGCGGAGTTGGCGTCTGCGTGTGGTGCCGGCCTTTTTCGCGGTTCCGAAGAGGATGTCCTGGCTCGCTACCACGGTGCCGCCCGCGAGGCGAACGCGGACGTGGTGGTGCGTTTCACCGCAGACTGTCCGCTCATTGATCCCGTCGTCTCCGAGAAAGTGATTCGTCACTATCTGGACCACGCCGAATCCTTTGAGTACGTGTCCAACACGTTGGTGCGCTCCTTTCCGCGCGGGCTTGACACGGAAGTGTTTTCCTTCTCCGTTCTCAATACGGCGTTTCACGAGGCGATTGCACCCACCGAGCGGGAGCACGTCACGCCTTTTCTCTATCGAAATCCGGATCGATTTCGTCTTGGAAATGTCGTGCACGAGGAAGACTTGTCGCACCATCGCTGGACCGTAGACACGCAGGAGGATTTCGAATTGATCCGCCTTCTTCTTGAAGCCCTTTACCCCCAAAAACCGGACTTTGTTTTGGGAGATGTTCTGTCCGTGCTCGAAAAGATGCCGGAGTTGTGGAAGATGAATGCATCTGTTCGGCAAAAATTAGACTGA
- a CDS encoding DUF4910 domain-containing protein, with protein MEGYVQLENGLLLSALGKWLRTKERRFSHRLVFVPETIGAVAYINRNFEVLKERTIAGFVLTCVGDENGFSFLPSRRGNTLTDRICRHVLYYAVGEYREYSFLDRGSDERQYCSPGVDLPVASIMRSKYGEYPEYHTSADDLSFVTPGGLQESFEIYQMCLDALERNEVYRTACCCEPQLGKRGLYPTLSTKNSAKEVRTMMNLLSLADGETDLLDIAERLDVGMWELYSLVDILIAHDLLLRM; from the coding sequence GTGGAAGGATATGTTCAACTCGAGAACGGACTGTTGCTCTCGGCATTGGGAAAATGGTTGCGGACGAAGGAAAGACGTTTTTCTCACCGCCTGGTTTTTGTTCCCGAGACGATCGGTGCGGTGGCTTACATTAATCGCAATTTCGAAGTGCTTAAGGAAAGGACAATTGCCGGATTTGTGTTGACTTGCGTTGGGGACGAGAATGGCTTCTCTTTCTTGCCCTCCCGCAGGGGAAATACGTTGACGGATCGCATATGCCGCCACGTGCTGTACTATGCGGTTGGGGAATATCGGGAATATTCCTTTCTGGACCGGGGAAGCGATGAGCGGCAGTACTGCAGCCCCGGCGTTGATCTTCCCGTCGCTTCCATCATGCGTTCGAAATATGGAGAATATCCCGAATATCACACGTCAGCCGACGACTTATCCTTTGTCACCCCCGGAGGTTTGCAGGAATCTTTCGAAATATATCAAATGTGCCTGGATGCCTTGGAACGAAACGAGGTTTACCGAACGGCATGTTGTTGCGAACCCCAGCTCGGGAAGAGGGGGCTTTATCCTACGCTGAGCACGAAGAATTCGGCAAAAGAAGTGCGAACAATGATGAATCTCCTCTCTCTTGCCGATGGCGAGACGGATTTGTTGGATATCGCTGAGCGGTTGGATGTGGGAATGTGGGAACTGTATTCTCTCGTCGATATTCTTATAGCACATGATCTGCTTTTGAGAATGTGA
- a CDS encoding N-acetylneuraminate synthase family protein, whose translation MILLMLRGERSVGGGAPAFVIAEIGANHNRSLSLAKEMIDAAVAAKADAVKFQIYSAETLYSRNTPRHSGYDKDLFPLIKEIETPRDWLPELAAYCEERNILFFATPFDAAAVDELDAVSALFKIASFEIVDLPLIRYCASKGKPLLLSTGLASMEEIEDAYVTCRDAGNEQVAFLQCASVYPAPAHIMNLRSMETLRRAFGVPTGLSDHTRGIHVSVAAVALGASVIEKHFTMDRTMTGPDHPFAIEPDELAELVRQIREVEAALGDGRKLGPAPEELEFYQKARRSLHAAVDIPEGTVITEEMVCAKRPGFGIRPKHLPLVLGRVARRRIEADEWITWEMI comes from the coding sequence ATGATTTTGTTGATGTTGAGAGGCGAAAGATCAGTTGGCGGAGGAGCACCGGCCTTTGTCATCGCCGAAATAGGAGCGAATCATAATCGCTCCCTTTCTTTGGCGAAGGAGATGATTGACGCTGCCGTCGCCGCGAAGGCCGATGCGGTGAAGTTTCAGATCTACAGCGCCGAGACGCTCTATTCGCGCAACACGCCGCGTCATTCCGGTTACGACAAGGACCTTTTTCCCCTTATCAAGGAGATCGAAACTCCCCGGGACTGGCTCCCCGAGCTGGCGGCCTACTGCGAGGAGCGCAACATCCTCTTCTTCGCCACGCCCTTCGATGCCGCCGCCGTGGACGAGCTGGACGCCGTCAGTGCGTTGTTCAAGATCGCCTCTTTTGAAATTGTGGATCTTCCCCTGATTCGTTATTGCGCCTCCAAGGGAAAGCCGCTCCTTCTCTCCACCGGCCTTGCCTCGATGGAGGAAATAGAGGATGCCTACGTGACGTGCAGGGACGCGGGAAACGAACAGGTGGCCTTTCTTCAGTGCGCTTCGGTGTATCCTGCACCGGCGCACATCATGAACCTGCGGAGCATGGAGACGCTGCGCCGCGCCTTCGGTGTTCCCACGGGTCTTTCCGACCACACCCGGGGAATCCATGTGAGCGTCGCCGCCGTGGCTCTCGGCGCGTCGGTTATCGAGAAGCATTTCACCATGGACCGGACCATGACGGGGCCCGACCACCCCTTTGCCATCGAACCCGACGAACTCGCGGAGCTTGTCCGTCAGATCCGCGAAGTGGAAGCCGCACTGGGCGACGGGCGAAAGCTCGGGCCTGCTCCGGAGGAGCTGGAATTTTACCAGAAAGCGCGCAGAAGCCTCCACGCGGCAGTCGACATTCCCGAGGGAACGGTCATCACCGAAGAAATGGTGTGCGCGAAACGTCCTGGTTTCGGCATTCGCCCGAAACATTTGCCGTTGGTGCTGGGCCGGGTCGCCCGACGGCGTATCGAGGCGGATGAATGGATCACCTGGGAGATGATCTGA
- the pseH gene encoding UDP-4-amino-4,6-dideoxy-N-acetyl-beta-L-altrosamine N-acetyltransferase, which yields MPFSKKSAVTFLDVAAIPDEIQWRILEWRNSDFVRSQMLRQHLISQEEHGAWLAGQRSGAGGTRCRVAHVDDKPFGVVSLNHIDMRAGNSDWGMYIGEKEFLGKGLGKVLLAEILRWGFEETDLQRLYTSVLATNAQALDLYLKAGFIQEGRWRKHVLCETGERRDLLWIGMLRDEWEAEKSRILQWALSR from the coding sequence ATGCCTTTCTCGAAGAAGTCCGCCGTAACCTTTCTCGACGTCGCCGCGATCCCCGACGAGATCCAATGGAGGATTCTGGAGTGGCGGAACAGTGATTTCGTTCGTTCTCAAATGCTGCGGCAGCATTTGATTTCCCAGGAAGAGCACGGGGCGTGGCTTGCTGGACAGCGGAGCGGCGCGGGTGGGACCCGTTGTCGTGTCGCCCATGTGGATGACAAACCGTTCGGTGTCGTTTCGTTGAATCATATCGACATGCGTGCGGGCAACTCCGATTGGGGGATGTACATCGGAGAAAAGGAATTTCTGGGAAAAGGCTTGGGTAAGGTTCTTTTGGCGGAGATTCTCCGTTGGGGATTCGAAGAAACGGATCTGCAACGCCTTTATACATCCGTGCTTGCGACAAATGCCCAGGCGTTGGACCTTTATCTGAAAGCCGGTTTTATCCAGGAAGGACGATGGAGGAAACATGTCCTTTGCGAGACGGGCGAGCGAAGGGACCTTTTGTGGATCGGCATGCTCCGCGACGAATGGGAGGCGGAGAAGTCCCGTATTCTGCAATGGGCCTTGTCGCGTTGA